One Campylobacter concisus DNA segment encodes these proteins:
- a CDS encoding DUF2798 domain-containing protein has protein sequence MIPAKFYRYVFAFIMSAFMAFFMSFVLTYLNLGFVDGFVKIWLIAYVKAFVVAYPVLLLVSPSVAKITQNLCKKEG, from the coding sequence ATGATACCAGCGAAATTTTATAGATATGTTTTTGCGTTTATAATGTCAGCATTTATGGCGTTTTTTATGTCATTTGTGCTGACGTATCTTAACCTTGGCTTTGTTGATGGTTTTGTGAAAATTTGGCTAATTGCTTATGTAAAAGCCTTTGTAGTGGCGTATCCTGTGCTTTTGCTAGTTTCGCCGTCTGTTGCAAAGATCACGCAAAATTTATGTAAAAAAGAGGGGTAA
- a CDS encoding DUF5339 domain-containing protein yields the protein MKKSLLVLATLGFALSLNAADLTDTCKSYFSDIDKMVEAYKQAGQEQQVKMYEDQKKQSMDQLASLPKEQQDATCKQAKEMFAQVMDQMKKQGLLK from the coding sequence ATGAAAAAATCACTTCTAGTTTTAGCCACTCTTGGCTTTGCACTAAGCCTAAACGCTGCAGATCTTACAGATACTTGCAAGTCTTACTTCTCAGACATCGATAAGATGGTCGAAGCTTACAAACAAGCTGGTCAAGAGCAACAAGTAAAAATGTATGAGGATCAAAAGAAACAATCAATGGATCAACTAGCTTCTTTACCAAAAGAGCAACAAGACGCTACTTGCAAACAAGCTAAAGAGATGTTTGCTCAAGTAATGGATCAAATGAAAAAACAAGGTCTTTTAAAATAA
- a CDS encoding ferritin family protein, whose product MRQYETYKCEKCGNEIEVQKVGGGTLTCCGEEMKCVTENLTAVNLMKAFAGESQARNKYELYGDLAKEAGYHAIARHFYEAAENEKWHARAEFKKYHEMMNDPIDKMDKNLLDAAAGENYEHTTMYPDFAKIAKEEELKDVERLFNAIGKVEVEHEREYLELKKMLDEEGFFESDEEDIWVCEVCGHVHRGKKAPGACPLCKAPKEYFKREFLG is encoded by the coding sequence ATGAGACAATACGAAACATACAAATGCGAGAAATGCGGCAACGAGATCGAGGTTCAAAAAGTTGGCGGCGGCACATTAACCTGTTGCGGCGAAGAGATGAAATGCGTGACTGAAAATTTAACAGCGGTAAATTTGATGAAGGCATTTGCTGGCGAGTCACAAGCTAGAAACAAATACGAGCTTTACGGCGACCTAGCCAAAGAAGCTGGCTACCACGCGATAGCTAGACACTTTTACGAGGCAGCTGAAAACGAGAAATGGCACGCAAGGGCTGAATTTAAGAAATATCACGAGATGATGAACGATCCGATCGATAAGATGGATAAAAATTTACTTGACGCTGCAGCTGGCGAAAACTACGAGCATACGACGATGTATCCAGACTTTGCAAAGATCGCAAAAGAAGAAGAGTTAAAAGATGTTGAAAGGTTATTTAACGCGATCGGCAAGGTTGAAGTTGAGCATGAGAGGGAGTATTTAGAGCTTAAAAAGATGCTTGATGAAGAGGGCTTTTTTGAGAGCGACGAAGAAGATATCTGGGTTTGCGAGGTGTGCGGACACGTTCACAGAGGCAAAAAAGCTCCAGGCGCTTGCCCACTTTGCAAAGCTCCAAAAGAGTATTTTAAGCGCGAATTCTTAGGCTAA